One window of the Leptospira koniambonensis genome contains the following:
- a CDS encoding response regulator: protein MNASKEMPYQSGVKEGAGLPSEKLKILIVDTSKVILEIISSEFSSSLFDVQKVSLMEEAAELARKTKFDLITLGIHLEGGTGFDLCKEIRGKGKKEKFASSAARIIFVTSDFTEENRIIAHNSGADGFIEKTQELSSFQSTIGEIIKDLIAEKKEPSQKNPSLAKRKVLIIDDSELNLVLFRRLLESKGAEVQTAISGKHALQILEERPKDFEAIFTDMYMPGMNGNELCSLVQKNPAFSQIRLGITSAAEESSFTRDKIPSGVELFSKPYDMQVICDFLK from the coding sequence ATGAACGCAAGCAAGGAAATGCCCTACCAAAGTGGCGTTAAGGAAGGTGCCGGTTTGCCTTCAGAAAAACTTAAAATACTGATCGTAGATACAAGCAAGGTCATTCTTGAAATTATCTCCTCAGAATTCTCCTCATCCTTATTTGATGTCCAAAAAGTATCTCTTATGGAAGAAGCAGCAGAACTCGCCAGAAAGACTAAATTCGACCTAATCACTTTAGGTATCCATTTAGAAGGTGGGACAGGATTCGATCTTTGTAAAGAGATCAGAGGTAAAGGTAAAAAGGAAAAATTCGCATCTTCAGCAGCCAGGATCATATTCGTAACCTCTGATTTTACTGAAGAAAATCGAATCATCGCTCATAATTCAGGTGCAGACGGTTTTATAGAAAAAACCCAAGAGTTAAGTTCTTTTCAGTCCACGATAGGAGAGATCATAAAAGATCTAATCGCAGAGAAAAAAGAGCCTTCCCAAAAGAATCCTAGTTTAGCAAAAAGAAAAGTGCTCATCATAGATGATTCAGAACTGAACCTGGTGTTGTTCAGAAGATTATTAGAATCAAAAGGCGCGGAGGTCCAAACTGCAATTTCTGGAAAACACGCTCTCCAGATTTTAGAAGAAAGACCAAAAGACTTCGAGGCAATCTTTACGGATATGTACATGCCTGGAATGAATGGGAACGAACTCTGTAGTCTCGTTCAAAAAAATCCAGCATTCTCTCAGATACGATTAGGGATAACCTCTGCGGCTGAGGAATCTTCTTTTACCAGAGATAAGATCCCAAGCGGTGTAGAATTATTTTCTAAACCTTACGATATGCAAGTAATCTGCGACTTTCTAAAGTAG
- a CDS encoding NADP-dependent isocitrate dehydrogenase translates to MAKIKVKTPLVELDGDEMTRIIWKEIKDRFIHPYLDIELDYYDLGVEYRDKTDDKVTVDSANAIVKYGVGVKCATITPNQDRVVEYKLKKEWKSPNGTIRSILDGTVFRKPIIVNNIPSGVRSWEKPIVVGRHAFGDLYKDTELYIPEAGKVEIVFTTKDGKEKERVTINDFDGPGVVMGQFNLDKSIYSFAEACFNYAISEKINVWFATKDTISKKYHARFRAIFEEVSTKRAAELKAAGIEYWYYLIDDAVAQIVKNPGGMLWALMNYDGDVMSDMVASGFGSLGLMTSVLVSPDGKFEYEAAHGTVTRHYRQYQKGETTSTNSVASIFAWTGALAKRGELDGTPDVVSFAQKLEKAVIDTIQAGEMTKDLVLLTTTKGPKQLDTFQFMEAIQKRL, encoded by the coding sequence ATGGCTAAAATTAAGGTGAAAACTCCTCTCGTCGAACTCGACGGGGACGAGATGACACGTATAATTTGGAAAGAAATTAAGGATCGTTTCATTCATCCTTATCTTGATATTGAATTAGATTATTATGATCTAGGCGTAGAATATCGCGACAAAACCGACGATAAGGTTACTGTAGATTCCGCTAATGCTATTGTAAAATACGGTGTGGGTGTTAAGTGTGCTACCATCACTCCAAACCAAGATCGAGTTGTAGAATACAAACTCAAAAAAGAATGGAAGTCTCCTAACGGAACTATTCGTTCCATTCTGGACGGAACTGTTTTCCGTAAACCGATCATCGTAAACAATATTCCTTCTGGAGTTAGATCCTGGGAAAAACCAATTGTAGTTGGTCGTCACGCATTCGGTGACCTTTACAAAGACACTGAACTTTATATTCCAGAAGCTGGAAAAGTAGAGATCGTTTTCACGACTAAAGACGGGAAAGAAAAAGAAAGAGTTACTATTAACGATTTCGACGGACCTGGTGTTGTGATGGGACAGTTCAACTTGGACAAGTCCATCTATAGCTTCGCAGAAGCTTGTTTCAACTATGCGATCTCTGAAAAGATTAACGTATGGTTTGCAACTAAAGATACCATTTCTAAAAAATACCATGCTCGTTTCCGTGCCATCTTCGAAGAAGTTTCTACTAAAAGAGCTGCAGAACTAAAAGCTGCTGGGATCGAATACTGGTATTACCTAATTGATGATGCAGTTGCTCAGATCGTTAAGAACCCAGGTGGAATGCTTTGGGCTCTAATGAACTATGACGGAGACGTGATGTCCGATATGGTTGCTTCCGGATTTGGATCATTAGGACTAATGACTTCTGTTCTTGTTTCTCCAGACGGAAAATTTGAATACGAAGCAGCTCACGGAACTGTGACTCGTCACTACCGTCAGTATCAAAAAGGAGAAACCACTTCTACAAACTCTGTAGCTTCTATCTTTGCATGGACCGGAGCTCTTGCTAAGAGGGGAGAATTGGATGGAACTCCTGATGTTGTTTCCTTTGCTCAAAAATTGGAGAAGGCGGTAATCGACACTATCCAAGCTGGAGAGATGACCAAGGACTTGGTCTTACTTACCACAACCAAAGGCCCGAAACAATTGGATACCTTCCAGTTTATGGAGGCGATCCAAAAACGCCTTTAG
- a CDS encoding VOC family protein translates to MEVNHIGITSRDPEVSANFYREIFGLPQEEETEKAAKVLGIGKSNIAIYGEKDDPSSSVYGSGCDFAIKVDPKSFREIEQRLFSQRLEYGVRKSSKTLFLNFQDPDGYLIELMCEEE, encoded by the coding sequence ATGGAAGTAAATCATATCGGTATCACCTCCCGTGATCCGGAAGTAAGCGCGAATTTTTATCGTGAAATTTTCGGTCTCCCCCAAGAGGAGGAGACCGAGAAAGCTGCGAAAGTTTTAGGCATTGGAAAATCGAATATAGCGATTTACGGAGAGAAGGATGATCCTTCTTCTTCCGTATATGGATCCGGATGTGATTTTGCTATCAAGGTAGATCCGAAAAGTTTCCGTGAGATCGAACAAAGATTATTCTCTCAAAGATTGGAATATGGTGTTCGTAAATCCTCTAAGACACTTTTTCTAAATTTCCAAGATCCAGATGGATACTTGATTGAACTAATGTGCGAAGAAGAATAG
- a CDS encoding RNA polymerase sigma factor has translation MGSLDTIYRRERDRILAWVRSRVADPEEAEDLLQESFLTAVTELDSAGSIEYLLAYVYAVLRNKVGDWYRFKKAGKYSNSRLEQEFFLEDALPDKAAGPEKEFYRSLVLQELAIAVEELPEEQKSAFVQNVFEGKSFREISEATGIPEGTLSARKSYAKDFLAKRLKDLKVFFLEEF, from the coding sequence TTGGGATCCTTGGACACAATATACAGACGGGAAAGAGATAGAATCCTAGCATGGGTTCGTTCCAGGGTTGCAGATCCGGAAGAAGCAGAAGATCTTCTTCAGGAATCTTTTTTAACCGCTGTAACTGAACTGGATTCCGCTGGGTCTATTGAATATCTTTTAGCTTATGTGTATGCGGTTCTTCGCAATAAAGTCGGGGACTGGTACAGATTTAAAAAAGCTGGGAAGTATTCTAACTCTCGTTTAGAGCAGGAGTTTTTCTTAGAGGATGCATTACCTGATAAAGCAGCAGGACCTGAAAAGGAATTTTACAGAAGTCTTGTGCTCCAGGAATTAGCGATCGCAGTAGAAGAACTACCTGAAGAACAAAAGTCTGCGTTTGTACAAAACGTGTTCGAAGGAAAATCCTTTAGAGAAATTTCGGAAGCTACCGGAATTCCAGAAGGAACTCTCTCAGCGCGAAAATCATACGCTAAAGATTTTTTAGCAAAACGTTTGAAGGACCTTAAGGTTTTCTTTCTGGAAGAGTTTTGA
- a CDS encoding LIC_13246 family protein, whose amino-acid sequence MKARRNKDIEEHFGWMKLKTDQLGFLGIIHSVNRFYDSLQGSQSNELRYFRRKLVRTDFRYSKIFMKKFGDYEYLIYARIETEGKSESDSWIHVDGIRMERDEMKAKGVKDHPSFEIRCLSDIFESSCVPASRSEEDKIDSDCS is encoded by the coding sequence ATGAAGGCTAGGAGAAACAAAGATATAGAGGAACATTTCGGTTGGATGAAATTGAAAACGGATCAATTGGGTTTTTTAGGAATTATACATTCCGTAAATAGATTCTATGATTCTCTGCAAGGTTCTCAATCCAATGAGCTTCGTTATTTCAGAAGAAAATTAGTAAGAACAGATTTTAGATATTCTAAAATTTTTATGAAGAAGTTCGGAGATTATGAATATCTGATCTATGCTCGAATAGAAACAGAAGGAAAATCAGAATCAGATTCTTGGATCCATGTAGATGGGATCAGAATGGAAAGGGATGAAATGAAAGCAAAAGGAGTAAAGGATCATCCATCTTTCGAGATCAGATGCTTAAGTGATATTTTCGAATCCTCCTGCGTGCCAGCATCCAGATCAGAAGAAGATAAAATAGATTCGGATTGCAGCTGA
- a CDS encoding apolipoprotein N-acyltransferase, with protein MDSFLHRFREFQKTLFFDFFCFLWMGGFAFLAFAPFYLSHLVWIAPFGLFWITHKYSGRYWRLVGYGFLFGVFFYAIAFHWIHHMAMVFGNFPWPLAFIILLLAGVLFGAKFPIFLVSYSFLSRRAGKHSVWVAGVCGMAADMIGYQLFPWYWGNLAAGNIILAQTVEITGVYGLSFLVFVISYTLFETNLLHLPEILRSKDKRSHFIKFWTLPFALLLLFVVVGSTLYLKWKNVTPTKTLEVLVVQPDAPMSIRDERGRSPREVIEDLMDRMDKMVENAVQRAGKNPDLIVLPEAGIPYFSANRELLKIRMGDRIYWPRFDSLMVSFANRYKATVFFNEIDAAYKTKSSGREYLRYFNNNVVYDPNGVRRQAYQKQYLVMFGETMPFEFMYDLSPQTGRFDPGESFDLLHYYSDIPKENPQTVLPVTWEKTEGIDAEFVRNYYSPTHTELKDEGTFLPLICYEVIVPEFVRKFKDSGNPQFIANLTNDKWYGTTTESDQHFELGRLRAIEWRRWLVRSTNSGISGYVDHLGNFIEGKSTSLMKAETSWQQIQVIDSPPGFYILYGNLIPWIMIILTAIYYGNILLRNKKSEA; from the coding sequence ATGGATTCTTTTTTACACCGTTTTAGAGAGTTTCAAAAAACACTGTTTTTCGACTTCTTCTGTTTTCTCTGGATGGGGGGATTTGCATTCTTAGCTTTTGCTCCTTTTTATCTCAGCCATTTAGTTTGGATCGCACCCTTCGGTCTATTTTGGATCACTCATAAATATTCCGGAAGATATTGGAGGCTCGTAGGATACGGTTTCCTATTTGGGGTATTCTTCTACGCGATCGCATTCCATTGGATCCATCATATGGCGATGGTCTTCGGAAATTTCCCTTGGCCTCTCGCATTTATCATTCTTCTTTTGGCAGGTGTTTTGTTTGGGGCGAAGTTCCCAATTTTCTTAGTCTCCTACTCCTTTCTTTCCAGAAGAGCAGGTAAACATAGTGTTTGGGTTGCCGGTGTCTGCGGAATGGCTGCCGACATGATCGGGTACCAATTATTTCCTTGGTATTGGGGAAACCTTGCAGCAGGAAATATCATACTCGCTCAAACTGTAGAGATCACAGGAGTTTACGGACTTTCATTCTTAGTATTCGTAATCTCTTATACACTTTTTGAAACAAATCTATTACATCTTCCTGAGATCTTAAGATCCAAAGACAAAAGATCTCATTTTATAAAATTCTGGACCTTACCGTTTGCGTTACTTCTTCTTTTCGTGGTCGTTGGTTCCACATTGTATTTAAAATGGAAGAATGTAACTCCAACTAAGACTCTCGAAGTCCTAGTAGTACAACCGGATGCTCCTATGAGTATTCGTGACGAAAGAGGAAGATCTCCTAGAGAAGTAATCGAAGATCTAATGGATAGAATGGACAAGATGGTGGAGAATGCTGTCCAAAGAGCCGGTAAAAATCCGGATCTAATCGTTCTACCAGAAGCAGGAATTCCATATTTCTCCGCGAATAGAGAACTATTAAAGATCAGAATGGGAGATCGTATCTATTGGCCTAGGTTCGATTCCTTAATGGTTTCATTTGCAAATAGATACAAGGCGACTGTATTCTTTAACGAAATAGATGCAGCTTATAAAACCAAAAGTTCCGGAAGAGAATATCTAAGGTACTTTAATAATAACGTAGTATATGATCCGAATGGTGTCAGAAGGCAAGCTTACCAAAAACAATATTTGGTAATGTTCGGAGAGACAATGCCTTTTGAGTTTATGTATGATTTGAGCCCTCAAACTGGCAGGTTCGATCCGGGAGAATCTTTCGATCTTCTACATTATTATTCTGATATTCCTAAAGAAAATCCTCAGACCGTTTTACCAGTTACTTGGGAAAAGACAGAAGGGATAGATGCTGAATTTGTAAGAAATTATTATTCTCCAACTCATACAGAATTAAAAGACGAGGGTACTTTTCTTCCTTTGATCTGTTATGAAGTGATCGTTCCCGAATTTGTAAGAAAGTTCAAAGACTCAGGAAATCCTCAGTTCATTGCAAATCTTACAAATGATAAATGGTATGGTACCACTACTGAAAGTGACCAACATTTTGAGTTAGGAAGATTAAGAGCGATAGAATGGAGAAGATGGCTGGTTCGTTCTACTAACTCTGGGATCTCAGGTTACGTAGATCATCTTGGAAATTTTATAGAAGGCAAATCCACTTCTTTAATGAAAGCGGAAACCAGTTGGCAACAGATCCAAGTGATCGATTCTCCTCCTGGATTTTATATTCTATATGGAAACCTGATCCCTTGGATCATGATTATTCTGACTGCAATATATTATGGAAATATATTGCTTCGTAATAAAAAGTCCGAAGCCTAA
- the murA gene encoding UDP-N-acetylglucosamine 1-carboxyvinyltransferase gives MSSPYFKIVGKNPLHGTVMPQGNKNEALPILGAVCLVPGEVIIENIPQISDVLMLMDVLRHLGMEVEDKGEGTFVFRNNGNLKSDLPAELCSKIRGAVTLAGPILAKTGRVFLPRPGGDKIGRRRMDTHLLALQALGAQIEVFPDGYEIKGDRLRGTDLLMDEASVTATENAVMAAVLSEGVTILRHAASEPHVQRLCKFLVSAGAKISGIGSNILTIEGVSSLKTPEKSHRIGSDYLEIGSFISLAAVTGGEIFIGDVDLEDIRMIRMVYSRLGIEVRPQDGGILVPSDQKMEIIPDYHGATPKIDDSPWPGFPADMTSVALVTATQCKGTVLIHEKMFESRLFFVDNIISMGAQIILCDPHRAIVIGPNRLYGQKVASPDIRAGMAMIIAALCAEGTSSIHNIVQIDRGFQDIDTRLRSLGAHIERIGEE, from the coding sequence ATGAGCTCTCCATACTTCAAAATTGTCGGTAAAAATCCTCTTCACGGAACTGTAATGCCCCAAGGGAATAAAAACGAAGCCCTACCTATTTTAGGCGCTGTCTGTTTAGTTCCTGGCGAAGTAATTATCGAAAATATTCCCCAGATCTCAGACGTGTTAATGCTCATGGACGTTCTACGCCATTTAGGAATGGAAGTAGAAGATAAGGGAGAAGGTACGTTTGTATTTCGTAACAACGGAAACCTAAAGTCAGATCTTCCTGCAGAACTATGTTCCAAGATCCGCGGAGCTGTCACACTTGCAGGGCCAATTCTCGCAAAAACCGGAAGAGTATTTTTACCAAGACCAGGTGGAGACAAGATCGGGCGAAGAAGAATGGACACCCACCTTCTCGCACTCCAAGCACTTGGTGCTCAGATAGAAGTATTTCCAGACGGTTACGAAATCAAAGGTGATAGACTCAGAGGCACGGACCTTCTTATGGACGAGGCTTCTGTTACTGCTACTGAAAACGCAGTCATGGCGGCTGTACTTTCAGAAGGTGTTACAATCTTACGTCATGCGGCAAGCGAACCTCACGTGCAAAGGCTTTGCAAATTTTTAGTTTCCGCTGGTGCAAAAATTTCAGGGATCGGTTCTAATATCCTCACTATCGAAGGTGTAAGTTCCTTAAAAACTCCTGAAAAATCTCATAGGATCGGATCTGATTATTTAGAGATCGGAAGTTTTATCAGTTTAGCTGCAGTCACTGGCGGAGAAATTTTTATCGGAGATGTGGATCTGGAAGATATCCGAATGATCCGCATGGTATATTCTCGCTTGGGGATAGAAGTTCGTCCTCAAGATGGAGGCATTTTAGTTCCTTCTGACCAAAAAATGGAAATCATTCCTGACTATCATGGAGCCACTCCTAAAATAGATGATTCTCCTTGGCCTGGTTTCCCTGCGGATATGACTTCTGTTGCGTTAGTCACTGCTACACAATGTAAAGGGACAGTTCTCATTCACGAAAAAATGTTCGAATCTAGATTATTCTTCGTAGATAATATAATCTCTATGGGTGCTCAAATTATTCTCTGCGATCCGCATAGAGCGATCGTGATCGGACCAAATCGTCTTTATGGACAAAAAGTAGCAAGTCCAGATATCAGAGCAGGAATGGCAATGATCATCGCGGCTCTTTGTGCAGAAGGTACAAGCTCCATCCATAATATCGTTCAGATAGACAGAGGATTCCAAGACATAGATACTAGACTTAGATCTCTAGGCGCTCATATTGAGAGGATAGGTGAAGAATGA
- a CDS encoding 4Fe-4S dicluster domain-containing protein, whose amino-acid sequence MNRKDFFRKGLAKAFSVMEEGVNEISETWKTAVEEDKKAEPEKAPPKKTQIKVPKPKTVKSKFKGFRNLQFPPGADAKGKRFFSKCTACSDCIYACPYSVLFPVPDDKTGKHFPHMDVNLNACMLCKDYPCISACETGALLPYKENQSPKFGKAKGFFQHCINSRTGEKTCETCSITCPIPNVVQFKGNKPNFSNECVGCGLCVSSCPTFPKAIQVQ is encoded by the coding sequence ATGAACCGAAAAGACTTCTTCCGGAAAGGCTTAGCAAAAGCTTTTTCCGTAATGGAAGAAGGCGTTAATGAAATTTCGGAAACCTGGAAAACTGCTGTAGAGGAAGATAAAAAAGCAGAACCGGAAAAGGCCCCACCTAAAAAAACTCAGATCAAGGTCCCAAAACCTAAAACAGTTAAAAGTAAATTTAAAGGTTTTAGAAATTTACAATTTCCTCCCGGTGCAGACGCAAAAGGAAAACGATTCTTTTCTAAATGTACGGCTTGCAGTGATTGTATCTATGCATGCCCTTATTCGGTTCTGTTTCCTGTTCCTGACGATAAGACTGGTAAACATTTTCCTCATATGGATGTGAATCTGAATGCATGTATGTTATGCAAAGATTATCCATGTATCTCTGCTTGCGAGACTGGCGCACTTTTACCTTATAAAGAAAATCAATCTCCTAAATTTGGAAAAGCAAAAGGTTTCTTCCAACATTGTATTAATTCCAGAACTGGAGAAAAAACCTGCGAGACCTGCTCTATCACTTGCCCAATTCCAAATGTAGTTCAGTTCAAAGGAAACAAACCAAACTTTTCGAATGAATGTGTAGGTTGTGGTTTATGTGTTTCTTCTTGCCCTACATTTCCTAAAGCGATCCAAGTACAATGA
- a CDS encoding SpoIID/LytB domain-containing protein, with amino-acid sequence MSRVSRLSGLAFLFIFSNSLIADPIPNKIKIGILSKYSPDTVHIIAKGSRIQYSGKNTLEKDKTILVRAEEDQIRIIDGTKNARSEHILFSGGEYELELPKDQSPKKYRGDLEITSSKGKLKLILTIPLEEYVMIGMISEFGDLFYPKETKNLNPNWKQEYTIAASAMIRSYALANIGRHSKEGHDLCDLTHCLQFSGKLKKENSNISSSKKILLQDRTGKVLETFFHSTCGGNLSSPSVLWKNFKNPQYYRSGPDTQGGDIQCKNSPYFSWETFISKEEMGSALEVKQITELEPKYSESRVITLEYKDYSGKKNIQASEFLSKIGKKLGWNKTKSNDFKIETSTRGFYLKGKGFGHGIGLCQYGAREMAFKGAKSEEILRFYFPGAELRQIP; translated from the coding sequence ATGAGTCGCGTTTCCAGACTTTCAGGTTTGGCGTTTTTATTTATATTTTCTAATTCTTTAATCGCAGATCCAATTCCAAATAAGATCAAGATCGGGATTTTATCTAAATATTCTCCAGATACAGTTCATATCATCGCAAAAGGTTCCAGAATTCAATATTCAGGTAAAAATACTTTAGAAAAAGATAAAACGATTTTGGTTCGAGCAGAAGAAGATCAAATCAGGATTATAGACGGAACTAAGAATGCAAGATCAGAACATATCCTATTCTCAGGTGGAGAATATGAGCTTGAACTTCCTAAAGATCAGAGCCCTAAAAAATACCGAGGAGATCTAGAAATTACCTCCTCCAAAGGAAAACTAAAACTTATACTTACTATTCCCTTAGAAGAATATGTGATGATCGGAATGATCTCTGAATTCGGGGATCTATTTTATCCTAAGGAAACAAAGAACCTAAATCCAAATTGGAAGCAGGAATACACAATCGCTGCATCAGCAATGATCCGCTCTTATGCACTCGCAAATATAGGACGACATTCCAAAGAAGGCCACGATCTCTGCGATCTAACTCATTGCCTCCAATTTTCAGGAAAATTAAAGAAGGAGAATAGTAATATCTCCTCTTCTAAAAAAATACTTCTGCAAGATAGAACTGGGAAAGTGTTAGAAACATTTTTTCATTCTACCTGCGGAGGAAATTTATCTTCTCCTTCTGTTCTTTGGAAAAATTTTAAAAATCCACAATATTATAGATCTGGGCCCGACACACAAGGCGGAGACATCCAATGTAAAAATTCTCCATACTTCTCTTGGGAAACTTTTATCTCGAAAGAAGAAATGGGATCCGCTTTAGAAGTAAAACAAATAACTGAATTAGAACCGAAGTATTCTGAATCCAGAGTAATAACCTTAGAATATAAAGATTACTCCGGAAAAAAGAATATCCAAGCTTCTGAATTCTTATCTAAAATCGGTAAAAAATTGGGCTGGAATAAAACCAAGAGTAACGATTTTAAGATCGAAACAAGCACTCGAGGATTTTATCTAAAAGGAAAAGGATTCGGACATGGGATCGGTCTTTGTCAATACGGAGCAAGAGAAATGGCGTTTAAAGGAGCAAAATCAGAAGAGATACTTCGCTTTTATTTTCCGGGCGCGGAACTGAGGCAAATCCCTTGA
- a CDS encoding penicillin-binding transpeptidase domain-containing protein has protein sequence MNSKVYYKIGILSIVVLLCVARLEAAPKFSYSYLDEAVKEFESKNSTSSVVLMEMDSGKIEYIYRPQIAVSKKLPPGSLVKTFSALTLLKYKDSLGFSSEKKVLCKGRFYPKENLTPNKSDLNTLHLPQDENGKEYLRCSLAKGHGEMDLRSALIQSCNVYFLTSASTNPDLFYSKLHEEWSLGKSTRSRLDPYLEPSDTNFISISALRKVAASIGEGGLLLSPLKISQLYSSIWKEGPRLSPYWQTNQEPVRSEENPYSRKDLRWITSALSEVPQVGTLKNMNVPEKGNLEILGGKTGTGTKYMHKYETHGWTVLSFRKDRKSYVLTVFVDNGSGGNQAKSLASILLAKIDPKSKDSAIKSGK, from the coding sequence ATGAATTCCAAAGTATATTATAAAATCGGGATTTTATCTATTGTCGTCTTGCTATGCGTGGCACGGCTCGAAGCGGCTCCTAAATTTTCTTATTCTTATTTGGATGAGGCTGTAAAAGAATTCGAATCTAAAAATTCTACATCTTCCGTAGTGCTGATGGAAATGGATTCTGGAAAAATAGAATACATCTACAGGCCTCAGATTGCCGTTTCTAAAAAATTACCTCCTGGTTCTTTAGTGAAAACCTTCTCCGCTTTAACTTTATTGAAATACAAAGATAGCCTTGGATTTTCTTCCGAAAAGAAAGTATTATGCAAGGGAAGATTTTATCCTAAAGAAAATTTAACTCCTAACAAATCGGATCTGAACACATTACATCTGCCTCAAGATGAAAACGGAAAAGAATATTTGAGATGTTCTTTGGCAAAAGGCCATGGAGAAATGGATCTCAGATCTGCTTTAATTCAATCTTGTAATGTATATTTTTTAACGAGTGCTTCTACTAATCCTGATCTATTTTATTCAAAACTACATGAAGAATGGAGTTTGGGGAAGTCTACTAGATCCAGATTAGATCCTTATCTAGAACCTTCTGATACAAATTTTATCTCGATCAGTGCACTTCGTAAAGTAGCAGCTTCTATAGGAGAAGGTGGACTTCTTCTAAGCCCTTTAAAAATTTCACAATTGTATTCTTCTATATGGAAAGAAGGACCAAGACTTTCTCCTTATTGGCAAACAAACCAAGAGCCTGTTCGATCGGAAGAAAATCCTTATTCTAGAAAGGATTTAAGATGGATTACTTCCGCTCTTTCGGAGGTTCCACAAGTCGGGACTTTAAAGAATATGAATGTTCCTGAAAAAGGAAACTTAGAGATCCTGGGCGGCAAGACTGGGACCGGAACTAAATATATGCATAAATATGAGACCCATGGATGGACAGTATTATCTTTTCGTAAAGATCGAAAATCATATGTGCTGACCGTTTTTGTGGACAATGGCTCCGGAGGGAATCAGGCTAAATCTTTGGCTTCGATCCTTCTGGCTAAGATCGATCCTAAAAGTAAAGATTCTGCAATAAAATCAGGTAAATAA
- a CDS encoding DUF2135 domain-containing protein: protein MYFSQPNISFGKSSRSLGIRSLTSLVVIYSLSIMYLGAETVSIDSPHGGFTTERIQKISGTVTGINPEKVTVVINGIPQMVPLYAGKFSFSTVASPGDNLVEVRAGKAYDKVSFFAKVPSRDIKVVLTWDTASYTDLWVIDPSGEKCYWAHTSTKSGGNLVYDDSTFAPQTFTMSKALPGNYAVQAQYYAPFNSQVTRAKVYVILYEGTPREKRKQYQFTMTRAQQVYHLGNFEIEPD from the coding sequence ATGTATTTTTCCCAGCCAAATATATCTTTTGGAAAGTCGAGTAGAAGTCTTGGAATACGTTCCCTGACTTCTCTTGTTGTGATATATTCACTTTCCATAATGTATTTGGGTGCGGAAACTGTTTCGATAGATTCTCCTCATGGTGGTTTTACCACAGAAAGAATTCAGAAAATTTCCGGAACTGTGACAGGTATCAATCCTGAAAAAGTCACAGTGGTTATCAATGGTATCCCTCAGATGGTGCCTTTGTATGCAGGTAAATTTTCCTTTAGTACTGTGGCTTCTCCCGGAGACAATCTGGTGGAGGTTCGCGCTGGCAAGGCCTACGATAAAGTCAGCTTCTTTGCAAAGGTCCCTTCGCGAGATATCAAAGTAGTTCTAACCTGGGACACCGCGAGTTATACAGATCTTTGGGTAATTGATCCTTCCGGGGAGAAGTGTTATTGGGCACATACTTCCACTAAGTCTGGAGGAAATCTTGTGTATGATGATTCTACTTTTGCTCCTCAGACTTTTACAATGTCCAAGGCCTTACCTGGAAATTATGCAGTCCAGGCTCAATACTATGCTCCGTTTAATTCACAAGTGACTAGGGCCAAAGTATATGTAATCTTATACGAAGGAACACCCAGAGAAAAAAGAAAACAATACCAATTCACGATGACCAGGGCCCAGCAAGTGTATCATCTGGGGAATTTTGAGATAGAGCCGGACTGA